Proteins found in one Isachenkonia alkalipeptolytica genomic segment:
- a CDS encoding ABC transporter ATP-binding protein, which yields MSVNTFKEDEAVQQSLRLSVIKRLLSYLKNYKKSVLWALILMIIAVSVNIINPYFIKIGIDEFIATENTKGLILLAGIMVAVNVISMMASKKRITIMGRTTNKILMEIREALFNHIQKLSFSFFDSRPVGKILARITTDVNALTNFFTDSVTVVIPDLITLIAISGIMFWMSYQLAIAAFITLPVLMGGLILIESTFRKKWQVFRKKNSNLNAYIHEDYSGIRVVQSFARERHTSNTFFGLGKDLNHSFIGAIRFADGFWSMVVLSWGFGTAIVFWVGVRLIDSGTISIGVLVAFMGYITMFWRPVINLTNFYNVTVSNMTSAERIFEILDTPPDIENQRDAKELPPIEGEVTFEGVSFSYDREEQVLDNVSFHVNKGETVALVGHTGAGKTTIINLLSRFYDVTEGVVKIDGYDINEVTLDSLRSQMAVMMQDTFLFSGTVKENIKYGKPDATDEEIIQAATVVNAHNFIMALENGYDTEINERGSKLSIGQRQLLALARAVLNDPKILILDEATSSIDTETEILVQKGIRALLKDRTSFVIAHRLSTIKNADRIMVIHDGKILETGSHHELLENRSMYYKLFVAQYQFLKA from the coding sequence ATGTCGGTTAATACCTTCAAGGAAGATGAAGCGGTTCAGCAATCCCTTCGCCTTTCGGTTATCAAACGACTGCTTAGCTACTTGAAAAACTATAAAAAAAGTGTCCTTTGGGCTTTAATCCTGATGATCATTGCGGTATCGGTAAATATTATCAATCCCTACTTTATCAAAATCGGGATTGATGAGTTTATTGCCACGGAAAATACTAAAGGCCTGATCCTTTTAGCAGGCATTATGGTGGCGGTAAATGTGATATCCATGATGGCCTCGAAAAAGCGGATCACGATCATGGGTCGCACTACCAACAAAATCCTGATGGAAATTCGGGAAGCCTTATTCAATCATATTCAAAAGCTTTCCTTTTCCTTTTTCGATAGCCGTCCCGTGGGGAAAATCCTCGCCCGAATCACCACGGACGTCAATGCCCTGACCAACTTTTTTACGGACAGCGTCACCGTGGTCATTCCGGATTTAATTACCCTGATTGCCATTTCCGGAATTATGTTCTGGATGAGCTATCAGCTGGCCATCGCCGCCTTTATCACCCTTCCGGTGCTCATGGGGGGACTGATCTTAATCGAGAGTACCTTTCGAAAAAAATGGCAGGTTTTTAGAAAGAAAAATTCCAACCTGAATGCCTACATCCATGAGGATTACTCAGGCATTCGGGTGGTGCAAAGCTTTGCCCGGGAGCGCCACACCAGCAATACCTTTTTCGGCCTGGGAAAAGACTTGAATCATTCCTTCATCGGGGCCATTCGCTTCGCTGACGGTTTCTGGTCCATGGTGGTTCTTTCCTGGGGATTCGGAACAGCGATTGTTTTTTGGGTCGGGGTGCGACTGATCGATTCCGGTACAATCTCCATCGGGGTCCTGGTGGCTTTTATGGGCTACATCACCATGTTTTGGCGACCGGTGATTAACCTTACGAACTTTTATAACGTCACCGTAAGTAATATGACCAGCGCCGAACGGATTTTTGAAATCCTGGATACGCCCCCGGATATCGAAAACCAGCGGGATGCCAAGGAACTGCCTCCCATTGAAGGGGAAGTCACCTTTGAAGGCGTAAGCTTTTCCTATGACCGGGAGGAGCAGGTGTTGGACAACGTCAGTTTCCACGTGAACAAAGGGGAAACTGTGGCTCTGGTCGGCCATACCGGTGCGGGTAAGACCACGATCATTAATCTTCTCAGCCGTTTTTACGATGTCACCGAAGGCGTGGTAAAAATCGACGGCTATGATATCAATGAAGTGACCCTGGATTCCCTTCGAAGCCAGATGGCGGTAATGATGCAGGATACTTTCCTGTTTTCCGGCACCGTTAAGGAAAACATCAAGTATGGAAAACCCGATGCCACGGATGAAGAGATCATCCAAGCCGCCACCGTGGTCAATGCTCATAACTTTATTATGGCGTTGGAGAACGGGTACGACACGGAAATCAATGAACGGGGCTCGAAGCTCTCTATCGGCCAGCGACAGCTACTGGCCTTAGCACGGGCGGTCCTCAACGATCCTAAGATTCTAATCCTGGACGAGGCCACCTCCAGCATCGATACGGAAACGGAAATCCTGGTACAAAAAGGAATTCGCGCCCTCTTGAAGGACCGCACCTCCTTTGTGATCGCCCATCGCCTATCCACCATCAAAAACGCCGACCGGATCATGGTAATCCACGACGGCAAAATCTTAGAAACCGGCAGTCACCACGAGCTCTTAGAAAACCGGTCCATGTACTACAAGCTCTTCGTTGCCCAGTACCAATTCTTAAAAGCCTAA